In one window of Nitrospirota bacterium DNA:
- a CDS encoding glycosyltransferase, whose translation MKASVVVCTYNRAVSLKRTLASLAAMAPPDDAEWELLVIDNNSPDATREAVEEFAGTAPLTVRYVFEPQQGLSYARNRGVREARGEIIAFTDDDIVVDALWLRNIVRAFREHDAGCIGGKIIPLWSQPRPAWFTSELFWYLALLDLGDEVRILTEPQLWGANFAVKASLFSRYGYFNPAAGRIGEKLYAGEETQFIRTLIGNGEKVCYVPDIVVHHVVPAERIRKSYFRRTIFDRGEQLALETETGGDPTLMGVPLQELPSVAGKLWNYLHALMRRQRRAFNEQLDLVGNMGYIVGKIKYRNRSSKALRKRSKREPL comes from the coding sequence GTGAAGGCAAGTGTTGTCGTCTGCACCTATAACCGGGCCGTGAGCCTGAAGCGGACCCTCGCGAGCCTCGCGGCGATGGCGCCGCCCGATGATGCCGAGTGGGAGCTCCTGGTCATCGACAACAACTCCCCTGACGCCACGAGAGAGGCGGTCGAGGAGTTCGCCGGAACGGCCCCGCTGACGGTCCGTTACGTCTTCGAGCCGCAGCAGGGGCTTTCCTATGCCCGTAACCGGGGTGTGCGTGAGGCCCGGGGGGAGATCATCGCTTTTACCGACGACGATATCGTCGTCGATGCCCTCTGGCTCAGGAATATCGTCAGGGCGTTCAGGGAGCATGACGCCGGCTGCATCGGCGGCAAGATCATTCCCCTCTGGTCGCAGCCGAGGCCCGCGTGGTTCACGAGCGAGCTCTTCTGGTACCTGGCGCTCCTCGACCTCGGAGACGAGGTCCGTATCCTGACCGAGCCGCAGCTCTGGGGAGCGAACTTTGCGGTGAAGGCGTCCCTGTTCTCCCGGTACGGGTATTTCAATCCCGCCGCAGGCCGCATCGGGGAGAAACTGTATGCCGGGGAGGAGACGCAGTTCATCCGGACGCTGATCGGCAACGGGGAAAAGGTCTGCTATGTTCCCGACATCGTCGTTCATCACGTCGTGCCTGCCGAGCGCATCAGGAAATCCTATTTCCGGAGGACGATCTTCGACCGCGGCGAGCAGCTCGCCCTCGAGACCGAAACAGGCGGCGACCCGACGCTCATGGGGGTCCCGCTGCAGGAGCTCCCGTCCGTAGCCGGGAAGCTCTGGAATTACCTGCATGCGCTGATGAGGCGCCAGCGCCGCGCTTTCAACGAGCAGCTGGACCTGGTCGGCAATATGGGATATATCGTCGGAAAGATCAAATACCGCAACCGGAGCTCCAAAGCGCTCCGCAAGAGATCCAAAAGGGAACCGCTATGA
- a CDS encoding glycosyltransferase family A protein, with translation MTMPKVSVIIPTYNREHCIAEAIESVLAQTYGTTEIIVVDDGSTDRTAERVAAYGDRVTYIHQENAGPSRARNRGIRESSGELIAFLDSDDLWLSTKLARQVEEFLKDDELGIVATPVVFRFPGRKMRANIGSMDTAALREHFLDTFLMVTSTVMVRRRCLEEVGLFNEALCYAEDMDLFYRIVRAYGAKMLGDYLTVNRRAPNSNLVTDTSRRERLVADSLVCIDRIFSYPENRNKERKKRDRYRTFFRWIGMSDVHANPRFARTYLWKALSYKPWDYRLYWPLALSFLLAGRLRPYLRKARLRFSRS, from the coding sequence ATGACCATGCCTAAAGTGAGCGTTATCATTCCCACCTACAACAGGGAGCATTGCATCGCCGAAGCCATAGAGTCGGTGCTGGCGCAGACCTACGGCACTACGGAGATCATCGTCGTCGACGACGGCTCGACCGACCGTACGGCCGAACGGGTGGCCGCTTACGGAGACCGGGTCACGTATATTCACCAGGAGAACGCCGGCCCCTCCCGCGCCAGGAACAGGGGTATCCGGGAGAGCTCGGGAGAGCTCATCGCCTTTCTCGATTCCGACGACCTCTGGCTCTCGACCAAGCTCGCGCGGCAGGTGGAGGAGTTCCTCAAGGACGATGAGCTGGGGATCGTCGCCACGCCGGTGGTCTTCCGTTTCCCGGGCCGGAAGATGCGGGCGAACATCGGGAGCATGGATACGGCCGCCTTGCGGGAGCACTTCCTCGATACCTTCCTGATGGTGACCTCGACGGTGATGGTCAGGAGGCGGTGCCTCGAAGAGGTCGGGCTCTTCAACGAGGCGCTCTGCTATGCCGAAGACATGGACCTGTTCTACCGCATCGTGCGCGCCTACGGCGCCAAGATGCTCGGCGACTACCTGACCGTCAACAGAAGGGCGCCGAACAGCAATCTCGTAACCGACACCTCCCGGCGGGAGCGGCTCGTGGCCGACTCCCTCGTCTGCATCGACCGGATATTCTCCTACCCCGAAAACAGGAATAAGGAGCGGAAAAAGAGAGACCGCTACCGGACCTTTTTCCGCTGGATCGGCATGAGCGACGTGCATGCGAACCCGCGCTTTGCCCGCACGTATCTCTGGAAGGCGCTTTCCTATAAACCATGGGACTACCGGCTCTATTGGCCGCTCGCCCTGTCGTTTCTCCTGGCCGGAAGGCTCCGTCCGTACCTGAGGAAGGCCAGGCTGAGGTTCTCCCGGTCATGA
- a CDS encoding HAD-IB family hydrolase, with product MIARGGRAASGGMRLPGSAEDTAGQAIALFDFDHTVSADDSLKDFLLYAVGRTRLLLGALALSPLLVACALGLIPREMAKERVVSHFFGNWKYRHFASIASAYSRERLPQLVRPDALARIRWHQRRGHTVVIVTASLEDWIEGWCRAQGLGLIATRLDVENGRVTGRFRGRNCNGAEKVRRIGLQYDLGAYDYVYAYGDSTGDNDMLALADEKYYRWKRL from the coding sequence ATGATCGCGCGGGGCGGGCGTGCCGCGTCCGGGGGCATGCGTCTCCCGGGCAGCGCTGAAGACACTGCGGGACAGGCGATCGCTTTGTTCGATTTCGACCATACCGTTTCAGCGGACGACAGTCTCAAGGACTTTCTGCTGTATGCCGTCGGCCGCACGAGGCTGCTGCTCGGCGCGCTCGCCTTGAGCCCCCTGCTCGTCGCCTGCGCGCTGGGGCTGATTCCGAGAGAAATGGCGAAGGAGAGGGTCGTAAGTCATTTTTTCGGGAATTGGAAGTATCGGCACTTTGCGTCCATAGCCTCCGCGTACAGCAGGGAGAGGCTCCCGCAGCTCGTGCGGCCTGATGCCCTTGCGCGCATACGCTGGCACCAGCGCCGGGGCCACACGGTCGTCATCGTCACCGCCTCCCTCGAGGACTGGATCGAGGGCTGGTGCAGGGCACAGGGCCTCGGACTGATCGCAACGCGGCTCGATGTCGAGAACGGCCGTGTTACGGGCAGGTTTCGGGGACGGAATTGCAACGGAGCGGAGAAGGTCAGGAGAATCGGACTGCAGTACGATCTCGGGGCGTACGATTATGTGTATGCGTACGGCGACAGCACGGGTGATAACGATATGCTCGCGCTGGCAGACGAGAAATACTATCGGTGGAAGCGTTTATGA
- a CDS encoding glycosyltransferase family 2 protein: MSMPATSRRVSVIIPTYNRAHYLKKSVKSALRQTYGNLEVIVVDDGSTDNTRAVLQPYIDDRRIIYLYQNNAGSPAKARNRGLRAASGDYIAFLDSDDVRMPESIERSVALLDASPEVGMVCADWLNFKRYHSVRRDRKPSWITKAGYIEKLPDEFVRERGEDFLILGEDFIYELFNTNFVFTSSVVTRRALLDRVGWFDESLTIGEDCDLWMRICEVAYLAFLTSPLVYRRVHRGSITSSLARNIMDDTRVLEKFMSKRRPLQPYVKKRFHRRLENFYSRSGYFFFTRNNLAESRKRFMRAIRYNPSAYAYYRYFALSLMPMDLFLLAKRLKQRMSRSEYA, translated from the coding sequence ATGAGCATGCCTGCGACGAGCCGGAGAGTATCGGTAATCATTCCGACGTACAACCGGGCCCATTACCTCAAAAAATCGGTAAAGTCGGCCCTGCGCCAGACCTACGGCAACCTCGAGGTGATCGTGGTCGACGACGGCTCGACCGACAACACCCGTGCGGTGCTCCAGCCGTACATCGACGACCGCCGTATCATCTACCTCTACCAGAACAACGCGGGCAGTCCCGCGAAGGCGAGGAACCGCGGCCTGCGTGCCGCATCGGGCGACTATATCGCCTTCCTCGATTCCGACGATGTCCGCATGCCGGAGAGCATCGAGAGGAGCGTGGCGCTGCTCGACGCTTCTCCCGAGGTCGGCATGGTCTGCGCCGACTGGCTCAACTTCAAACGGTACCACAGCGTGCGGCGCGACCGGAAGCCGTCGTGGATAACGAAGGCCGGCTACATAGAGAAGCTCCCGGATGAGTTCGTGCGCGAGAGAGGAGAGGACTTCCTGATCCTCGGAGAGGACTTCATCTACGAGCTGTTCAACACGAACTTCGTTTTCACGAGCAGCGTCGTTACCCGCCGGGCCCTGCTCGACCGGGTCGGGTGGTTCGATGAATCGTTGACCATCGGAGAGGACTGCGACCTCTGGATGAGAATATGCGAGGTCGCGTACCTGGCCTTCCTTACCAGCCCCCTCGTCTATCGGCGGGTCCACCGGGGGAGCATAACGAGCTCCCTGGCGCGTAATATCATGGACGATACCAGGGTGCTCGAGAAGTTCATGAGCAAAAGAAGACCCCTGCAGCCGTACGTGAAGAAGCGTTTTCACCGGAGGCTCGAGAACTTTTACTCCCGCTCGGGCTATTTCTTTTTTACCCGCAACAACCTGGCGGAGTCACGGAAGCGGTTCATGAGAGCGATACGGTACAACCCCTCGGCCTACGCCTATTACCGCTATTTCGCCCTCTCGCTGATGCCCATGGACCTGTTTCTCCTCGCGAAACGGCTGAAACAGCGGATGAGCCGGTCCGAATATGCCTGA
- a CDS encoding glycosyltransferase family 2 protein produces MDISILLATYRRPDLLSKTLESLGRLETGPLSWEVIVADNAGDEATRALVQRFGGSLNARYLVETRRGKNNALNRAVREAKGKLFLFTDDDVIADRRWCVEMWEGAARWPDTAVFGGRIIPAFHSGRAPLSRKHPFFKFAYVHAEWKIEEGPYEASHVWGPNMAIRAELFRKGWKFNPNIGPNGKNYVMGSETELTIRLEKSGYRPVYLPKSLVHHQIRPEQLKARWLFQRSFRDGRQRAVCLGLPDVPLLFGVPRYMVRKLVENRIKHFIFFYDRERSIDFGIKYWNLRGMLYQYRQGLSGTQQPPAVPELSDRS; encoded by the coding sequence ATGGATATCTCGATACTGCTCGCAACCTACAGACGGCCTGATCTGTTGTCGAAGACGCTCGAGAGTCTCGGCCGCCTCGAGACGGGACCGCTCAGCTGGGAGGTCATCGTTGCCGATAACGCCGGGGATGAAGCTACCCGCGCCCTGGTGCAGCGGTTCGGCGGGAGCCTCAACGCCCGCTATCTCGTGGAGACGAGGCGGGGGAAGAACAACGCCCTCAACCGGGCCGTCCGCGAAGCGAAGGGAAAGCTCTTCCTCTTCACCGACGATGACGTTATCGCGGACCGGCGCTGGTGCGTCGAGATGTGGGAGGGGGCCGCGCGCTGGCCCGACACGGCGGTGTTCGGAGGCCGCATCATCCCCGCGTTCCATTCGGGAAGGGCGCCGCTCTCCCGGAAGCATCCCTTCTTCAAATTCGCCTATGTGCACGCGGAATGGAAGATCGAGGAGGGCCCCTACGAGGCGTCGCATGTATGGGGGCCGAATATGGCGATACGCGCCGAGCTGTTCAGGAAGGGCTGGAAGTTCAACCCGAACATCGGGCCGAACGGCAAGAATTATGTCATGGGGAGCGAGACGGAACTGACCATCCGTCTCGAAAAGTCGGGATACCGGCCGGTCTACCTGCCGAAGAGCCTCGTCCATCACCAGATACGGCCGGAACAGCTCAAAGCGCGATGGCTCTTCCAGCGGTCGTTCAGGGACGGCAGGCAGCGGGCCGTCTGCCTGGGGCTGCCCGACGTGCCGCTCCTCTTCGGCGTCCCCCGCTACATGGTGCGCAAGCTCGTCGAGAACAGGATCAAGCACTTCATTTTCTTCTACGACCGCGAGCGGTCGATCGACTTCGGCATCAAGTACTGGAACCTTCGGGGTATGCTGTATCAATACCGGCAGGGGCTATCCGGGACGCAGCAGCCGCCGGCGGTCCCGGAGCTGTCCGACCGCAGCTGA
- a CDS encoding ABC transporter permease → MPDGNDKYGTVVYTPESQLRSPVQLLRTMGRDLLHARELGWRLFVRDTSARYRQSILGIFWSFVPPLVTGLVFIILQSKRIVNFGATDIPYPVFAMAGTMLWQLFTESLNGPLASVRGALPLLAKINFPREALILAAFYHILFSLAIKMTLLLGILLLFDIPLTFRLVPALGVIMMLIFLGMGIGLLLTPVSMLYTDISSLLAVAVQLGFFVTPVVYPPPTAFPYSLVTVVNPAGILLTAARDLMAKGALTGSAVPLLLVCLLTVLLLFGAWIVYRVALPLIIERMSS, encoded by the coding sequence GTGCCTGACGGGAACGATAAATACGGAACGGTCGTCTATACCCCGGAGTCGCAGCTCCGCAGCCCGGTGCAGTTGCTGCGCACCATGGGGCGGGACCTGCTGCACGCGCGGGAGCTGGGGTGGCGGCTCTTCGTACGGGATACTTCCGCCCGGTACCGCCAGAGCATACTGGGCATCTTCTGGTCCTTTGTGCCCCCGCTCGTCACCGGGCTCGTCTTCATCATCCTCCAGTCGAAGAGGATCGTGAACTTCGGCGCCACCGACATCCCTTACCCGGTCTTCGCCATGGCCGGGACCATGCTCTGGCAGCTCTTTACCGAGAGCCTCAACGGACCGCTGGCGAGCGTGCGCGGCGCCCTTCCCCTGCTGGCGAAGATAAACTTTCCCCGCGAGGCGCTGATCCTCGCGGCGTTCTACCATATCCTCTTCAGTCTTGCCATCAAGATGACGCTGCTCCTCGGCATCCTTCTTCTCTTCGATATCCCCTTGACGTTCCGGCTCGTGCCTGCTCTCGGGGTCATCATGATGCTCATATTCCTCGGGATGGGCATCGGCCTCCTGCTGACGCCCGTGAGCATGCTCTATACGGATATATCGTCGCTGCTGGCGGTCGCGGTCCAGCTCGGCTTTTTCGTGACGCCGGTGGTCTATCCTCCGCCGACCGCTTTCCCGTACTCCCTGGTAACCGTCGTCAATCCGGCCGGCATTCTGCTGACGGCTGCGCGGGACCTCATGGCGAAGGGAGCGCTCACCGGCTCCGCGGTACCGCTTCTGCTGGTATGCCTCCTGACGGTCCTGCTCCTCTTCGGCGCCTGGATCGTCTACCGCGTCGCGCTCCCCCTCATCATCGAGCGGATGAGCTCCTGA
- a CDS encoding glycosyltransferase family A protein, protein MTRNRGEIRSGAAGEQPLASVVIPAYNAAPYIAATVESVLAQTYGAVEVIVVDDGSTDETKALLAGYRAAERIRYCYQCNTGPSAARNRGMLLSRGAYLIFLDADDLLSPGYVDAAVRFMAEYRQVDFVFSNYELFDEGGVVAASGVDRWKIFRSIPHFTVGGGRWLFAESLTRSIIQYGGFMTTSSVAFRKEALGNERFREGFFYGEDDEFFARVNYRSKAGYIDRVLVSKRVHGRSIIHDRSKSLRNAAHFIALAELQRVYYREDPAIRAVLEQKIPALTADYCWHLIDRGQYRAAQEMLAQTLRRYPKAYPLYKLLVKSYLRRIYRAAGA, encoded by the coding sequence ATGACACGGAACAGGGGAGAGATACGGTCCGGCGCCGCAGGGGAGCAGCCTCTCGCCTCGGTCGTTATTCCCGCCTATAACGCGGCCCCGTACATCGCCGCGACGGTCGAATCGGTGCTGGCGCAGACCTACGGGGCAGTCGAGGTGATCGTGGTCGACGACGGCTCGACCGACGAGACAAAGGCGCTCCTCGCCGGGTACCGGGCGGCAGAGCGGATACGCTACTGCTACCAGTGCAATACAGGACCCTCTGCGGCCCGGAACCGCGGCATGCTCCTTTCCCGGGGCGCGTACCTCATCTTTCTCGATGCCGACGATCTCCTGTCCCCCGGCTATGTCGATGCCGCGGTGCGGTTCATGGCGGAGTACCGGCAGGTAGATTTCGTCTTCTCGAACTACGAGCTCTTCGACGAGGGCGGCGTCGTCGCGGCCTCGGGAGTGGACCGCTGGAAGATCTTCAGGAGTATCCCTCACTTCACCGTCGGCGGCGGGCGATGGCTCTTCGCGGAGTCGCTGACGCGCTCCATCATACAGTACGGCGGCTTCATGACGACGAGCAGCGTCGCCTTCAGGAAAGAGGCGCTCGGGAACGAGCGGTTCAGGGAGGGCTTCTTCTACGGCGAGGACGACGAATTCTTCGCCCGGGTCAACTACCGGAGCAAGGCGGGCTACATCGACCGCGTCCTGGTGAGCAAGAGAGTCCACGGCCGGAGCATCATCCACGACCGGAGCAAATCCCTGAGGAACGCCGCGCATTTCATCGCCCTCGCTGAGCTCCAGCGGGTGTACTATCGCGAGGACCCGGCCATTCGAGCGGTCCTGGAACAGAAGATCCCGGCATTGACCGCCGATTACTGCTGGCATCTCATCGACCGGGGGCAGTACCGGGCCGCGCAGGAGATGCTCGCGCAGACCCTGCGGCGCTACCCGAAAGCCTATCCTCTTTATAAACTGCTGGTAAAGAGCTATCTGCGCCGTATATACCGTGCGGCGGGTGCGTGA
- a CDS encoding ABC transporter ATP-binding protein, whose product MSDLLVTAEGVHKKFCRSLKRSLWYGMSDMGAELMGLRGPAGLRRDEFWAVRDVSFRLRRGETIGLIGHNGAGKTTLLRILNGLIRPDRGRVEVTGRMQALIALGAGFNPILTGRENIYVNAAVLGIPKAEVERRFDEIVDFSGVGEFIDAPVQSYSSGMSVRLGFAVAAHLNPDILLVDEVLAVGDYGFQSKCYNKIGELKKNGAGIILVSHNMHTVSTFSDRVMLLSRGECRLFDYVPEGVKAYTSFFAATDQSDDIEKVVSGNDSISFDEVAIEKRDLRPADSFVLSMRYASTKTYEGVDIDTLMYSSTDPWLYFQSTNKAYNRTVDLPQGSHTLRVAIRDIPLNSASAKIVVTVWTKHRTEKLFWWRVPVTFGGVDYSTGNNFLKVEYEVE is encoded by the coding sequence ATGTCCGACCTGCTCGTCACCGCGGAAGGGGTCCATAAGAAGTTCTGCCGGAGCCTCAAGCGCTCCCTCTGGTACGGCATGAGCGACATGGGCGCCGAGCTCATGGGCCTGCGCGGGCCCGCGGGCTTGCGGCGGGATGAGTTCTGGGCGGTCAGGGATGTCTCGTTCCGGCTGCGCAGGGGCGAGACCATAGGGCTCATCGGCCATAACGGGGCGGGGAAGACGACGCTCCTCCGCATCCTCAACGGGCTCATACGGCCGGACCGGGGCCGCGTCGAGGTAACCGGGAGGATGCAGGCGCTGATCGCGCTCGGCGCGGGGTTCAATCCCATACTGACCGGAAGAGAGAATATCTATGTCAACGCCGCCGTGCTGGGCATCCCCAAGGCGGAGGTCGAGCGGCGGTTCGATGAGATCGTCGATTTTTCGGGGGTGGGCGAGTTCATCGACGCCCCGGTGCAGAGCTACAGCTCCGGCATGAGCGTCCGGCTGGGGTTCGCCGTAGCGGCTCACCTGAACCCCGACATCCTGCTCGTGGACGAGGTGCTGGCCGTGGGAGACTACGGGTTCCAGAGCAAATGCTACAACAAGATCGGGGAGCTGAAGAAGAACGGGGCCGGCATCATACTCGTATCGCACAACATGCATACGGTATCGACTTTTTCGGACCGGGTGATGCTGCTCAGCAGGGGCGAGTGCAGGCTGTTCGACTATGTCCCCGAAGGCGTCAAGGCGTATACCAGCTTCTTCGCCGCCACGGACCAGAGCGACGACATCGAGAAGGTAGTGAGCGGCAACGACAGCATCAGCTTCGACGAGGTGGCGATAGAGAAGCGGGACCTGCGGCCCGCGGATTCGTTCGTGCTCTCGATGCGGTACGCGTCGACGAAGACCTACGAGGGGGTCGATATCGACACCCTCATGTACAGCAGCACCGACCCGTGGCTCTATTTCCAGAGCACGAACAAGGCGTACAACCGCACCGTCGATCTGCCGCAGGGATCGCATACCCTGCGCGTCGCCATAAGGGACATTCCGCTCAACAGTGCATCGGCGAAGATCGTCGTGACCGTCTGGACGAAACACCGGACCGAGAAGCTCTTCTGGTGGAGAGTCCCGGTCACCTTCGGCGGGGTCGACTATTCGACCGGGAACAATTTCCTGAAGGTGGAGTATGAGGTCGAATAA
- a CDS encoding glycosyltransferase: MRSNNGVPCGGGGERRPDVSIVMSVYNGERHLREAVESILGQTFTGFEFIIVDDASRDRSREIVRSYTDPRIVLLENERNQGITRSLNRALGQARGAYLSRQDADDISEPERLEVERDFLERRPEVGLVGTHAAFIDRAGRAFKVWRTPETHEEIVKGMLYGNCFCHGSVMLRRSCLDAVGHYREEFRYTQDYDLWLRVSERFATANIDRILYRMRRTPGTISRNRHEEQLDFHLLARELARERRRTGSDSLAALKGARIGEMLRTRYRLSEAAIAQFKAEMFLDKFSEALLTGDYLSAVAFWAKAFTFEPRWGTMKALVRDIYRSVAPRVKAA, from the coding sequence ATGAGGTCGAATAACGGCGTGCCGTGCGGCGGGGGTGGAGAGAGGCGGCCGGACGTCAGCATCGTCATGAGCGTCTACAACGGGGAGCGGCACCTCCGCGAAGCCGTCGAGAGCATCCTGGGGCAGACCTTCACCGGCTTCGAGTTCATCATCGTCGACGACGCCTCCCGCGACCGTTCGCGGGAGATCGTCCGCTCGTATACAGACCCCCGGATCGTGCTCCTCGAGAACGAACGCAACCAGGGGATCACCCGGTCGCTCAACAGGGCGCTCGGGCAGGCGAGGGGCGCGTACCTGAGCCGCCAGGACGCCGACGACATTTCGGAACCGGAGCGGCTGGAGGTCGAGCGGGACTTCCTCGAGCGCCGTCCCGAGGTCGGCCTGGTCGGAACGCATGCCGCCTTCATCGACCGCGCCGGAAGGGCTTTCAAGGTCTGGCGCACTCCCGAGACCCACGAGGAGATCGTGAAGGGAATGCTGTACGGCAACTGCTTCTGCCACGGCTCGGTGATGCTGCGGAGGTCCTGCCTCGATGCTGTCGGGCACTACCGGGAGGAGTTCAGGTATACGCAGGACTATGACCTGTGGCTGCGCGTCTCCGAGCGCTTCGCAACGGCGAACATAGACCGTATCCTCTACCGGATGCGGAGGACGCCCGGGACCATATCGCGCAACAGGCACGAGGAGCAGCTCGACTTCCACCTGCTGGCGCGGGAGCTCGCGCGGGAGCGCCGCCGCACCGGCAGCGACAGTCTGGCGGCGCTGAAGGGAGCGCGCATCGGCGAGATGCTGCGGACCCGGTATCGCCTGAGCGAAGCGGCGATCGCACAGTTCAAGGCGGAGATGTTCCTGGATAAATTTTCCGAGGCGCTGCTCACCGGCGACTACCTGAGCGCGGTCGCGTTCTGGGCGAAGGCCTTCACCTTCGAGCCCCGCTGGGGAACGATGAAGGCGCTCGTAAGGGACATTTACCGGAGCGTAGCGCCGCGGGTAAAGGCAGCCTGA
- a CDS encoding glycosyltransferase translates to MIKIAFVIDTIDSPTAGTERQLLMLLKHLDRRQFDPYLCVLRSSAWLEQEFDLCPLHVAGIRSFKQLGSWRRLWRFARFLKREGIAIVQTHFRDSDIAGIIAARLAGTAAIIATRRNQGYWHKRGEVALKKLLSRRATVIIANSQSTKQWTAAVEGVPAERIRVIHNGIELEAYPGSDPVLRERCRRQLGLSGNTCCIGVVANLRPVKGIDVFLRAAAQVARRVDDVRFLIAGEGEERAALMRLAAELGLGGAVRFLGRRRDVPSLLAAFDIGVLSSHSESFSNALIEYMAAGLPVVTTDVGGSREAVEDGVSGFVVPVGDDHRMAEAIIRIAEDRTEGLRMGQRGRRCAEQLFSSQSCIEKSEALYRACGLSRVRDARQVCRGGAQV, encoded by the coding sequence ATGATAAAGATCGCCTTCGTGATTGACACGATCGACTCCCCCACGGCAGGGACCGAGCGGCAGCTCCTCATGCTGCTGAAACACCTCGACCGCCGCCAGTTCGATCCGTATCTCTGCGTGCTGCGCTCCTCGGCCTGGCTGGAGCAGGAGTTCGACCTCTGCCCCCTGCATGTCGCCGGCATCCGCTCCTTCAAGCAGCTCGGCTCCTGGCGGCGCTTATGGCGGTTCGCACGGTTCCTGAAGCGGGAGGGCATCGCTATCGTCCAGACACACTTCAGGGACTCGGACATCGCCGGCATCATCGCGGCGCGCCTCGCCGGCACAGCGGCGATCATCGCAACGCGGAGAAACCAGGGATACTGGCATAAACGGGGAGAGGTGGCGCTCAAGAAGCTCCTGAGCCGCCGGGCCACCGTCATCATCGCCAATTCGCAGAGCACGAAACAATGGACCGCAGCGGTGGAAGGCGTGCCGGCGGAGCGGATACGGGTCATTCATAACGGCATCGAGCTCGAGGCATACCCGGGCAGCGATCCCGTGCTGCGGGAGCGCTGCCGGAGGCAGCTCGGGCTGTCCGGGAATACCTGCTGCATCGGCGTCGTGGCGAACCTGAGGCCGGTAAAAGGCATCGATGTCTTCCTGCGGGCAGCGGCGCAGGTGGCGAGACGGGTCGACGACGTGCGGTTCCTCATTGCAGGAGAGGGCGAAGAGCGTGCCGCGCTCATGCGGCTCGCCGCCGAGCTCGGCCTCGGCGGGGCGGTCCGGTTTCTCGGGAGGAGGCGGGACGTTCCGTCGCTCCTCGCCGCCTTCGACATCGGCGTCCTCTCTTCGCATTCGGAGAGCTTTTCGAATGCACTCATCGAGTACATGGCCGCCGGCCTGCCGGTCGTCACTACCGATGTGGGCGGGAGCAGGGAGGCGGTCGAGGACGGCGTCAGCGGGTTCGTCGTACCGGTGGGGGATGACCATCGCATGGCGGAAGCGATTATCCGCATAGCAGAGGACCGCACGGAAGGACTGCGCATGGGCCAAAGAGGACGGCGCTGCGCCGAGCAGCTCTTTTCATCTCAGAGCTGTATCGAGAAGAGCGAGGCGCTCTACCGGGCATGCGGGCTCTCACGCGTGCGGGATGCCCGGCAGGTATGCCGTGGTGGGGCGCAGGTATGA
- a CDS encoding decaprenyl-phosphate phosphoribosyltransferase, whose amino-acid sequence MNTAVVRLMRPHHYLKNLFILAPLFFGLKVYQPELLARAATAFLGFSLAASAVYILNDYYDQESDRAHPVKKNRPLAAGLVTRTEALLLMAVCLAGGMAITFLAGTAPVALTLVYVLVMIAYTVKLKHVALIDVFIIAAGFVLRLFVGAETIGISLSMWIVLITFLLALFLALAKRRDDYVLYKEDGRRTRKVIEHYNIPLLDAAMVLMSSVTVVAYIMYTISPEVIARARTDKLYLTAGFVIFGIMRYMQLTFVYRTSGSPTKLLMHDGFLKASVIGWIAAFALLLYR is encoded by the coding sequence ATGAACACGGCGGTCGTCCGGCTCATGCGGCCCCACCACTACCTGAAGAATCTCTTCATCCTCGCCCCGCTCTTCTTCGGGCTCAAGGTCTATCAGCCCGAGCTGCTGGCCCGGGCAGCGACCGCCTTTCTGGGATTTTCATTGGCGGCGAGCGCGGTCTACATCCTCAACGATTATTACGACCAGGAGAGCGACCGGGCGCATCCGGTCAAAAAGAACAGACCCCTCGCTGCAGGGCTCGTCACCCGGACCGAAGCGCTCCTGCTCATGGCAGTGTGCCTGGCCGGAGGCATGGCGATTACGTTCCTGGCGGGAACGGCTCCTGTGGCGTTGACGCTCGTCTACGTGCTCGTCATGATCGCCTATACGGTAAAGCTGAAGCATGTCGCCCTCATCGATGTCTTCATCATAGCAGCGGGATTCGTCCTGCGCCTGTTCGTCGGCGCCGAGACGATAGGGATATCGCTTTCGATGTGGATCGTTCTCATCACCTTCCTGCTGGCGCTTTTCCTCGCCCTGGCAAAGCGGAGGGACGATTACGTCCTCTACAAGGAGGATGGCCGCAGGACCAGAAAGGTGATCGAGCACTACAACATCCCGCTGCTCGACGCAGCGATGGTCCTCATGTCCTCCGTTACGGTGGTCGCCTACATCATGTACACCATATCCCCTGAAGTGATCGCGCGGGCAAGGACCGACAAGCTGTATCTCACGGCAGGGTTCGTCATCTTCGGCATCATGCGGTACATGCAGCTCACCTTCGTGTACCGGACCAGCGGGTCCCCTACGAAGCTCCTGATGCACGACGGGTTCCTCAAGGCGTCCGTCATAGGCTGGATCGCGGCCTTTGCGCTGTTGCTGTACCGGTGA